Below is a window of Candidatus Poribacteria bacterium DNA.
TCTGGAAAAAATACTACCTTTCGCAAACTCAAAGAGGCTACTGAAAACTCCCTAAATTGACACCTATGGTGCGGTTGGAAACCGCACCTACCTTATATGGAACCATCAGGGTTACAGAACCGCACCTATCGAGATTAATGGCAAACGAGATTACGTATGGCGAATTGCATCAATGGGAGTCATTTTCGCGGCTTGGCTGGCGGGATAATAACCGAAAAAGATACCTATCGCTGTACCTGCCGCAACGGAGATGAGCACGGCTTCAGGTGTAACGACTGAGGGCCAGGAAAGTTCATTAAAAAATTGACTCACCGCCCATGCGAAGCCTTTCCCTACCACAGCACCGAACGCGATACCGAGCAGACTCCCTATTACACACAATAGCACGGATTCGGTGAGAAACTGCAGACGGATGTCTAAACTCTTTGCGCCGACGGCTTTCCGCAACCCGATTTCTGGGATCCGCTCCGTTACCGAAACGAGCATAATGTTCAGAATACCGATACCCGCTACAATCAACGCAACAGACGCAATGACGACGAGAACCATCTCTATAATGAAAATAATCCTTCTGCCGCCTTCAATCCCTTTTTTTGCCGACCATGTTCGGAAAAAGGTGTCGTCATCACCGTGGTTACGCATGATAACGGTTTTTACCTCTTTCAGTGCCTGCTCAACTAACTCGATGCTCTTGGCACGCGCCATGATAGCCCCAACCCGATTACGCCCCCCAAAACGGGTTTGTGCGGTTGTAATGGGAATGAAGATCATATTATCGTCGCTCTTGTCCATCTCTAACCCATCGCCACGGCTCTCCATAATGCCGATAACGGTAAAGCGTTTGTTATCGATACCGACTTCCTGACCAAGGGGGTCCTGTCCTTTAAATTGCTCCTTCCAGACCCTTGCCCCGATGACACAGACCTTATTCCAGAAATCCATGTCGGTATCGGCGATGAACCTGCCGTATTCAGTCTGCCATCGTCGGACGGCTTGATATTCATTTGTTGTCGCACGCATGTAGGTTCGCCGGTGTTTTCCGTCAACTTCAAAGTCTATCGGATGACTTCTTTCAACGGTGGCTACCTCAACAGAAGGACAGTCCGCCAGAATGTCGTGCAGATCTCGCATCTCCAGATAATGTGGACTCGTATTGCGTTGCCAACGGTCGTTCTTTTCGATATACCCGGGTCGGTAAACGCCGAACATACTCGGTCCACCGATACTTTCAATTTGCACCATCATGAGTTTTTCGGCACCCGCGCCGAAAGACATCATCGCGATCACACCCGCAATACCGATCGTTATCCCCAAGAGTGTGAGAATCGTGCGGAGCTTACTGCCACGAAGCACAGAAAATGCTGAGATGAGATTCTCTAATATTTGCATGTTTATTTTCTTTATGTATGACGGATGGCATCAATGGGAGTCATCTTCGCGGCTTGGCTGGCAGGATAGTAGCCGAAGAAAATGCCTATCGCTGTACCTGCCGCAACAGAGATAAGCACGGCTTCGGGGGTAACAACAGAGGGCCAAGCAAGTTCATCTAAGAACTTACCCACAATCCATGCGAAGCCTTTTCCCACGACAGCACCAAAAGCGATACCGAGCAGACTCCCTATTACACACAACAGTACAGATTCAGTAAGGAACTGCAAACGAATGTCAAAACTCTTTGCGCCGACGGCTTTCCGCAACCCGATTTCTGGGATCCGCTCCGTTACCGAGACGAGCATAATATTCAGAATACCGATACCGGCTACGATCAACGCAACAGACGCAATCACGACGAGAACCGACTCTATGATAAAGATCATTCTTTTCGCATTTTCGATCCCTTTTTTTGCCGACCATGTTCGGAAGAAGGTGTCGTCGCCACCGTGGTTACGCATGATGATGGTTTTTACTTCTTTGAGTGCCTGATCTACGAGAAGCGGACTCTTAGCACGCACCATGATATGCCCAACATGATCGTGTCCCCAAAACCGTTTCTGTGCGGTTGTAATCGGGATGAAGAGCATATTGTCATCGCTTCTGCCTCGCTCCAATCCATCTCCTCGGCTTTCCATAATTCCGATAACAGTGAAACGTTTGTTGCTTCCGTGATTGTTGATGATGACTTCTTTGCCGATGGGGTCTTGTCCCTTAAACTGTTCTTTCCAAATTTTTGAGCCAATGACGCAGACCTTTGTCCAAGTGTCCATATCAGTATCAGCGAGGAATCTACCGTATTGCGTCTTCCATTCGCGAACGGCTTGGTATTCGTTTGTCGTCGCGCGGAGATAGGTCTGTTGAAATCTCCCATCGACACCGAGACTGATGTAGTAACTCCCCTCGACAGTGGCAACCTCAACAGAGGGACATTCTGCCAAAACGTCTCGAAGGTCGTCCATCTCTAAATGGTGTGGGCTGTTATTGCGTTGCCAACGACCATTCTTGTGGACTTTCCCGGGTCGATAAACACCGAACATACTCGGCCCACCGATATTGTTGATCTCCGCCATCATGAGTTTTTCGGCACCCGCGCCGAAAGACATCATCGCGATCACACCCGCAATACCGATCGTTATTCCCAAGAGCGTGAGAATCGTGCGGAGCTTACTGCCACGAAGCACAGAAAATGCTGAGATGAGATTTTCCAGGATGTTCATTTCTACTCTTTTGGGTGTAGTGTTTGTTCAGGATTTAGGGATAGACTCAACAAAACTTTTGATTGCATCAATTCAGAAGGTATGCTAAACTTTTTAATATTATAGGATGGAGAGAACTCGCGAATCTTTACCCTTTCGTTGGTGTTATAAAGTATACCACAAACGTTTAAGCGTTGCAAATCTTTTAGGTTAAAATGAGGAGCGGAAAGTTGTGCAGACGGTTCCTATTGAGGCAGCAAGTACGCTGTTGTGGCGCAGTATGCAAGAAGCGGCAGTGCATCGATCAGAATTAACCCATTTGTTGCGACGCGGGGAACGCGCATGGGTTTCGCTACCATCTGCCTTGTTGAAAACGCGGTATCAATTGAACGCCGTAGAACAGTCCTTTGGTGCCGCTGAAACAACGACAGCGATTCAAGCGAAACTTCGTCAATCTCATCCGCAGAATGGGACGGAATACAATCAGCACTACTTAATTGCGCAACCGCAGGCGGATGCCCCTTGCTATAATATCAACGAGTATGTCCAGCGGTGCATAGCCGGCGACCTTGCAATAGCAGAACGCCTCCGTGGACGGACGGTGATTCATCTATACCAAACAGAAGCGGCAGCTGAAGATCTTTTGAACAGCACCGGGGTTTCAAGGTTCGTGAAGCGCGTGCTGGTAGACTATTTAAAGACCTACGGCAAGAAGCATCTTATCGGTTTTACCTGTGAAGTACCGAAGTTTTTGTCTTTAGCAAGTGTTCTGGGAACCGGCACTACCTCAGTGCCGTGGAGTTCTACACTTTTAGAAACGACTGAGGAAACACTTACAACATATCTGCCCCTGGTTTTCTACGAAACTTACAACTCGGCAGCTGTCAGGAACACATTTTGGGGCGAATTGACAACGCGATTCGCCACCTACTTTCTTAGAGGTGTGCGCGACTTCTGTCATCAGGAAAAGCTGCAGTTTGCTTTAAGTCTCCCCGCAAGTGCAAAAGCACTGGAGTTTGAGTTAGGTGCAATGCTGGCAGAAGTGGACTGTCCGATTCTAAACGCCACCGAAATAGATACACCGAAGCGATTCGTCATTGCGAAATGGGTCTGTAGCGATACACAGTATGCCGGTATTTCACGAAAGGCATCCCAGAAAACGGACAAACGGACAGTACTTGAAGAGGCGAGCCTCGGTTTTAATCTGTGGATAAATAGCGATCAGGCGACTGTCCCGAAATCTTCTACGCTAACGCAAAAGTTATCACGCGGTTATCCAAAGAGACCGCTCCTTATGGTCGCACCGACACAGAGCCTCTGGACAAAACCTGATGAGAAACAGTGGAATGGATTGACGAAAGCGTGGGGATGGTTGTGTCAGAGCGTGTGGGAATTGGGATACGACTTCAGGATTGTCTCGGAACAGGAACTGCGTACAGCAGAAATTGTAGGGGCTGGGTTACCCAATCCGCTACGTAGCACAGGAAAACGGGACAATCGGAGCGGGGTACTCAGTTTCCCGAACGACCGAGCGGACATCAAGGATATTTATAACGTTATTCTGCTTCCGAGTTGTATCTCGCTTCAAGAAAAGACCGTCAAGCGACTGCGCGCATTCACGAAAGCGAAGGG
It encodes the following:
- a CDS encoding ABC transporter permease, which produces MQILENLISAFSVLRGSKLRTILTLLGITIGIAGVIAMMSFGAGAEKLMMVQIESIGGPSMFGVYRPGYIEKNDRWQRNTSPHYLEMRDLHDILADCPSVEVATVERSHPIDFEVDGKHRRTYMRATTNEYQAVRRWQTEYGRFIADTDMDFWNKVCVIGARVWKEQFKGQDPLGQEVGIDNKRFTVIGIMESRGDGLEMDKSDDNMIFIPITTAQTRFGGRNRVGAIMARAKSIELVEQALKEVKTVIMRNHGDDDTFFRTWSAKKGIEGGRRIIFIIEMVLVVIASVALIVAGIGILNIMLVSVTERIPEIGLRKAVGAKSLDIRLQFLTESVLLCVIGSLLGIAFGAVVGKGFAWAVSQFFNELSWPSVVTPEAVLISVAAGTAIGIFFGYYPASQAAKMTPIDAIRHT
- a CDS encoding ABC transporter permease produces the protein MNILENLISAFSVLRGSKLRTILTLLGITIGIAGVIAMMSFGAGAEKLMMAEINNIGGPSMFGVYRPGKVHKNGRWQRNNSPHHLEMDDLRDVLAECPSVEVATVEGSYYISLGVDGRFQQTYLRATTNEYQAVREWKTQYGRFLADTDMDTWTKVCVIGSKIWKEQFKGQDPIGKEVIINNHGSNKRFTVIGIMESRGDGLERGRSDDNMLFIPITTAQKRFWGHDHVGHIMVRAKSPLLVDQALKEVKTIIMRNHGGDDTFFRTWSAKKGIENAKRMIFIIESVLVVIASVALIVAGIGILNIMLVSVTERIPEIGLRKAVGAKSFDIRLQFLTESVLLCVIGSLLGIAFGAVVGKGFAWIVGKFLDELAWPSVVTPEAVLISVAAGTAIGIFFGYYPASQAAKMTPIDAIRHT